The Calditrichota bacterium DNA segment AGTCGGAGACGGTGTGGCGACAGGCGGACAAGTATCGCATCCCGCGCATCGCCTTCGTCAACAAGATGGATCGCATCGGCGCAGACTTTTTCAACACCGTCCGTATGATCCGCGAGCGGCTGGGCGCCAACCCTGTCCCCGTGCAAATTCCCATGGGGCAGGGCGACATGTTCACCGGCCTCATCGACCTCATTCGCATGAAGGCCGTCACCTACAGGGAAGATACGCTCGGCAGCCAATGGGAAGAGTTCGATATCCCCAAGGACCTGTTGGGTATTGCCAACGAGTATCGCACCAAACTCTTGGAAGCCATTTCGGACTATGATGATACCCTCTTGGAGAAGTACTTAGAGGGGAAAGAGATTGGGGAAGAAGAGATTATCAGCGTGGTGCGCAAAGCCACGCTCGATGTGAGCATCGTGCCTGTGCTTTGTGGTTCGGCTGCACGGAACAAGGGTATCCAGCGCCTGCTGGATGCGGTGGTGCGCTATCTGCCGTCGCCGGTGGACTTGCCACCCGTGCAGGGGGAGAATCCCTACATCGGCAAGACGGAGACGCGGCGCCCCTCCGAGGATGAGCCTTTTGCAGCCTTGGCCTTCAAGGTTATGTCCGACCCGTACGTGGGTCGCCTCACCTACTTCCGTGTCTATTCGGGGAAGATCCAGACGGGGGCGACGGTGCTGAACGCCAATCTTGGCAAGCGCGAGCGCTTGTCGCGCATCCTGCAGATGGCCGCCAACAAGCGCGAAGACCTGGAAGAGATTACCTGTGGCAACATTGCTGCTGCTGTAGGCTTGCGGCTGACCAAGACAGGCGAGACGCTGTGTGACCCTAAGAAGCCCATTGTGCTGGAGTCCATGCGCTTCCCGGAACCGGTGATCAGCATCGCCATTGAACCGAAGACCAAGGCCGATCAAGAGCGCTTGTCGATTTCGCTGGCGCGCTTGGCCGATGAGGACCCGACCTTTCAGGTGAAGGTGAATCAGGAGACGGGCCAAACCTTGATCTCCGGCATGGGTGAGCTGCACCTGGAGATCCTGACCGACCGCCTGCTGCGCGAGTTCAAGGTGGGGGCAAAGATCGGCAAGCCGCAGGTCAGCTATCGCGAAACGATCCGTCGCAAGGTGACCAGCGAAGGCAAATTCATTAAGCAGAGCGGTGGGCGGGGCCAGTACGGACACGTCGTGCTGGAGCTGGAG contains these protein-coding regions:
- the fusA gene encoding elongation factor G, coding for MSTRYPIEKIRNIGIMAHIDAGKTTTTERILFYTGKVHRIGEVDDGAATMDWMEQEKERGITITAASISCEWDGHRINIIDTPGHVDFTVEVERSLRVLDGAVALFCAVGGVEPQSETVWRQADKYRIPRIAFVNKMDRIGADFFNTVRMIRERLGANPVPVQIPMGQGDMFTGLIDLIRMKAVTYREDTLGSQWEEFDIPKDLLGIANEYRTKLLEAISDYDDTLLEKYLEGKEIGEEEIISVVRKATLDVSIVPVLCGSAARNKGIQRLLDAVVRYLPSPVDLPPVQGENPYIGKTETRRPSEDEPFAALAFKVMSDPYVGRLTYFRVYSGKIQTGATVLNANLGKRERLSRILQMAANKREDLEEITCGNIAAAVGLRLTKTGETLCDPKKPIVLESMRFPEPVISIAIEPKTKADQERLSISLARLADEDPTFQVKVNQETGQTLISGMGELHLEILTDRLLREFKVGAKIGKPQVSYRETIRRKVTSEGKFIKQSGGRGQYGHVVLELEPNEPGKGFEFESKIIGGVIPKQFIKPIADGVKEAMGEGVLTGSPMVDIKVALIDGSYHEVDSSDIAFKIAASMAFRDGARRADPMLLEPLMKLEVIVPEEYLGDVVGDLRMRRAKIKAMAPRADGQVIDAEIPLSETFGYATQLRSMTQGRAIFTLQFLRYAPAPDEVAEKLLGEHRSYAMAR